The following coding sequences lie in one Lolium perenne isolate Kyuss_39 chromosome 2, Kyuss_2.0, whole genome shotgun sequence genomic window:
- the LOC127331383 gene encoding uncharacterized protein, translating into MHLDIVEDMTVEDTPMPGRNIWKWGNVDGERFMRDRAERLLEGANDRGNGRRDDDRDGQSRAPSRNWREKIRRSLSRSGRGRDEETSQRDRDRFGNRRDGRRRDDGGGAVTVATLAQPLQLVAAATAHPLLGPRNVMTEAQCMVAAYHAMEPMGELLPAPSAAGEAVDAAILELMGEQPLAIVAWTGQASPARQTVRAQRARRVLYLQAWDASAALATNVVTACAPCARPQAACGHGHCPHCGVLSQLRRASSRLKAKRKAASVAKVAETALCRGPWARHHQGRGGGQ; encoded by the coding sequence ATGCACCTGGACATCGTCGAGGACATGACGGTGGAGGACACGCCCATGCCGGGCAGGAACATCTGGAAGTGGGGCAATGTCGACGGTGAGCGGTTCATGCGTGACCGCgccgagcggctcctggaaggCGCCAACGACCGCGGCAATGGTCGCAGGGACGACGACCGCGACGGCCAGAGCCGGGCGCCATCGCGCAACTGGCGCGAGAAGATCAGGCGCAGCCTGTCCCGCTCGGGCAGGGGACGGGATGAGGAGACGTCGCAGCGCGACCGCGACCGTTTTGGGAACCGCCGCGATGGACGGCGGAGGGATGACGGTGGCGGGGCCGTGACCGTGGCCACCCTTGCACAGCCGCTGCAGCTGGTGGCTGCTGCTACTGCCCATCCCTTGCTCGGGCCCAGAAATGTCATGACTGAAGCGCAGTGCATGGTTGCTGCCTACCACGCCATGGAGCCGATGGGTGAGCTGCTTCCTGCCCCATCCGCGGCCGGCGAGGCTGTCGACGCGGCCATCCTGGAACTGATGGGCGAGCAGCCGCTCGCGATTGTCGCATGGACAGGTCAGGCTTCACCCGCACGCCAGACCGTGCGCGCCCAACGAGCACGGCGTGTCCTCTATCTTCAGGCCTGGGACGCATCCGCTGCTCTCGCCACCAATGTCGTCACCGCCTGTGCGCCCTGTGCACGGCCGCAAGCTGCTTGCGGGCATGGGCATTGCCCGCACTGTGGCGTACTCTCTCAGCTCAGGCGTGCAAGCTCCAGGCTCAAGGCCAAGCGCAAGGCGGCGTCCGTCGCTAAGGTTGCGGAAACGGCGCTTTGTCGTGGCCCGTGGGCTCGGCATCATCAAGGACGGGGAGGAGGTCAGTGA